The window TCTGTTGTGCCATGGGAAAGTTGTCCCACTTGTTGAGTCAGACTGAAATTGGATCCCTTGCTTTTTATTCcctgtttttgttggtttttttttctgtctgaatctTTTAATGAATCTAATGAGACATCCAGGGCAGACTTCTCCAAACCTGACTTTCCCAAAGCTCATGAAGGCTGCCTTGATGAAATTGTGAGCATGCGTAGGTATGAGCAAACTACAAGAAGTCCAAAAGCATCATTTCAGGTTCAATACAGTAATGCTGACTTCACAAATTGCTTATTTCTGCCGTTCATATTTTGAAATTCTGCAGTTGTCTACATAACCATTAATGCTACTTAATGTTTGCACTGTCATTTCATGCACCTTTCTTCTTGCAGGCCCAAAATGTTCAGCACAGCAAGGACATGACACTCGCCAGCAACCGCAGCCTGGCAGAAGGCAATCTTCTGTACCAGCCAAAGTTGGAGTCTTTGAAAGCAACTTTGACTCAAAAATATCAAGAGCTGCAAGTCCTTTTTGAAGCATACcagataaagaaaacaaaattaggTAACATTTTCTGTTGATTATGATGATTGGCTGTTCTATAAGTGAATCTAAAAGCTGTTGTgtgctttgttatttttgcatGCTCTCATTTTTAGCTTTATAAGTTAGGGTAAcaaatgaaatgtcattctCACAAAGCTCGGAGCTGGATCATTGCTAAGTATCTGTTACACCCAGAAACACGCTGTGgattctttctgttcctgctgtGGTTACCTAGCTGTTGTTGTCTAAACAACTGAATTTGTCCACcttgtttaaaagcaaaacacaattTGAATTCTCTGTGATTAGTCATAAAGCAAACATTCTTGTGTTTAATGTTCTCATTCCATACGGAATTATGAAGTATTGTGCATCTGATACTGCACTTCTGAAAGTGATTTCTTTCGTTATTGTGAAATTAGAATTCTATAAAATTAGAATTAAATCGCAGCTTTGTAGCACTGTGCCTATATTCTTAAACTACTTACATGTATTTTCTCACTGTAGATCACCCCAACTAAAACAGTAGAGTATACTGTTTGTACATACACACCACAGACAATTTCTGTGCTTGCTGACACTTTATAGCTTCATTTAGAAGTCACATACAAGCAGCTGtcatttattcttcttttcatgCCATTGCAGACAGACAATCCAGTAATGCCTCACTGGAGACACTGCTAGCGCTCCTTCAGACCGAGGGGGCTAAGATTGAGGAAGACACAGAGGTAAGGAAAGGACAGTACATTTCAGGTCTTTCTAACCATTAGTGAAGACTTTGGGTGTACGCAGCTGAAGCACGCCATTGAACACGTAATAATCTAAAGGgatgtttttgaaaatatgatCTGGTCTTTGCTTTGAATGTCATTAACAGTCATTTGATTTCAGTGAGATTTCTCTGAGTAATTTTTTGCTCTTGAGCTCTTTGAAGTTTAAgaagatgctgtttttcagcaatGAAAGCTAAACCCTCTTAGTTCCTTGGCATTGCCTTCAAACTAATAACGAATGAATGTGGAAATCTTTTTAATGGTGTCTGCCTGGTGTATGTATTGATCCATTACAAATGTCAATTAGTAACCTAATGAAAGACTGTGCCTGTAATGGTTTGTAGGATGAGAGGGCTGACTTTGCAGCAGTTCTGGTGGAATATTCCATTGTGATTTCAGCGTATCTGTCTAGATGCCAGTGGTCACTGCTTGCTGGGATTTGAGTGCTTGATGGGTGGTTTATTTTTAGAGCAGTGGAAGTGATTAGTTTTGTTTGCAGATCTGCCTGTAGGACATTCTCTATAACTACATAGCATCAGGGGAAAAGATCTTTTTGGCCCTGAGTTGTGATTACAAAAAGATGTTCCCAGGACAAGTTGAATTTCATGATTATATGTGTGGTCACGTCTTTTCATTATTAGAGCATCATTTACccagaggtttgctttgctgcAAGTAAGCATGAGTCTTAAACCTGCCTTAGCAATAATCTGCCTCCCTGTGCTGAGTTCTCCATGCTTCTGTTGGCATTGCAGGCAGTTCTAAACTGTGATTCAGCTTTGCTGGCAACCCGGAAAGCTGTTGCACTCGATTCAGTCCTGTCTCTGATGATCAAGGGAATGATCAGAGCTAAATTCAGATGTTCGTACTGCTGTTACTTCTGCATAAATTTCAGTAAAACTGGTATTTAGCTCCCAGTGCATCTGAGTAATAACTGCTTCAAAATTCTGCTCACAATTCTTAGCATGCTCATCGTTGTGCGCGTGCAAATGGAAAATCAGAGGCAGAAGGTTATTTTTAGGCTGCAAGCTCTTTAGATTGTCTTGGAATGTGCTGTTTTCTAAGAGGTTATTCCATATTTGACAGAATATGGCGGAAAGATTTCTTGATGGTGAAATCCCACTGGATTCCTTCATTGATGAGTACCAGAGCAAGCGAAAGCTGGCTCACCTGCGGCGGGTGAAAATTGAGAAGCTCCAAGAGATGGTGCTGAAGGGACAGAGACTTCCGCCGGCGCAGCCTCAGCCGCGGGCAGCCGACACAACACCAGCACCTCAAGATTCCTACACTTCGGATGCAAAccctcctccttcagctgcACCCCGACGAATACCTCCCCCTCCACCTTCCATCCCAGCAGGACGCTTTCCTACTCCGTTTACTGCGGCTGCCAGTTCAGGACCAGCTGTTTCTTATCCAGGTGCTCCGTATCCTCCTCTCCCACCTCGAGCTGGAGCTCAGGCCGCGAGTCAGGTGCCACAGCCAGGCTGCCCATCTCAGTTTGTACCACAGTATCCTCCAGCTCTTCCCCAAAGACCGCCTCGCTTTCCACCACATCCTGGTTTCATCCTTCAGTGAATATTTTGGTGCGCCTGACTTACGTATTGGTGCTTattgttcctttttctccccctgTCAGAGACTTAATGTAGGCAGTGGAAAGCCTCTATTTTTTTTGCACAATGGAGTATAAAATTTGAGCTCTGGCACAGAGGTCTGAAATTGTGTCTAGTAGATATTATTGTTTTCAAATATCAGTGACAACGAGGATTTTCTAGGAAGGTGGTAAGGGCTAGATGTGCAAGAGTGCACAGTGGATTTCCTGAGGTTATAAATCTTTCTGAATTCTTTAGTGATGGCAGATcagtgtcctgttctgttctgGTGTGTTCCCATTGCAACTGGGTATGCATGTGGCAAACCAGGAGCTATTTGTCTCCCTAAAGAATTCTCTGTCAGTGCCAGTGTTTGTATGGTAACAGCCATATCTGAATCCTGGGTGAAGAGTTTTAATGGACCTCAATAGCAGCTTTTGCAGTGCACCCAGACTGTGGCAGTTCTGGCCAGGTGCACAGCCAGCTCACTGAGGTGAAATGTTGTCGGATaaagttctttttaaatattgaaagttACAAGAGTTTTGTTTCTACATTTCAGTTGTTACCTTAGACTTTTCACAATAAAAGTCCACGCTCTTCCCGTTCCTAAATAGCTGATATCCTGAGAGTCCTGGTCTCTTAAAATTTAACTAAATTGTACAACCAGTTCAGAGTTCAGAGAGACTTTAAcaggtatttttatttctttacctACTAAGACTTtcttacagttgttttttttcctcttccatacCCTGCATACAGAAGtgattgttttgttcttttaatttaaactgGTGCTTAGCTTTTGATATCATGTGATTCCAGGAATCTAGGCAGGGTATTTTCTTAATTAAGTATTGGATTTTCATATCATGTAATTCCCCACAATTTCATTGTGCAGTTCTTGGCACGCTTATCTATTTGGAATTTGCAGTTAATATTTCTCTGTGAGAAGTCAAAACAGAAGGTTTTTGAGTTCTGTGGTTGCTATTTGCCTCTTATATAATCTGTTCTTGGCTTTTTATGCCACCAGAGGGGGCGGCTTCCTTTGGCAGGACGTTTCATTCTCGGTATGACTCTTGAAGCCTAAGGTGCAGGTGCGTGCTGGTAATTGAATCCTGCAGTAGGGGAGGCAAATCTCAACACTTGCTGCTCATGCAGAATATGACCACAAATTAACTGtcacttctgcaaaaaaaaCTTTCGACTACTTCATTGGCAGTTTAAGAAAGGCATCATCCAGAATTTGTCATATATCTTCTCTGTTAGTTAAAACACTTTCTTATCATTGTCCTGGAATACGCTGCATAGTTTGGAAGACTGTACTACAAACAGCTTCAGTCAAAATAGAACATCtgatcttgtttttctttatgtgaGGCCCTAGATTGTCCCTTAATTATTTCCCCTGGAGTGTGGTGGTTGCAAGCAAGTACTAATCTGAAATTAATCTCATAACAGGAAGCTGTCTGTTCCGAAAATACAGTTGTTTGGCTTGCTTTGCCTTCTGATGACAAAGGGCAGAAGGCTGGTCACTGTTACTGGCATCTAAACCCATTCCCCAGTGTAGATCTGGAAAGTTTCTGTAGATGGGGGAGTTTGTGAAGCAACGTGCATTGGATTTGTTTGCAAAGTGTGTTTTCTCTGTAATCTAGTGATGGTACAAGAcgtgtttttttaaatagtgtAATATCTTCTTTTCTTGGTATTATTTTATCATTGAAGCTTTGTGTAAGCATGGTTAATTATGACACGtttcaaaacaattttgctgtgctgttagTGCTGGTATTTGGATGGCAACTGTTGTGTCTGAGTGCTAAACATAAATCTGCTGTAGAAAGGATTTGTGTCCTAGGAAGAAGAAAGGTGGCTGGGAGCTCCTGGGGTGGTGACTGAGTACAGAAATCCATACATGGAGCCTGCTACACCAACTCTACAACACTCTCCTATCAGTTTTGCTAGCATTTAATAAAATCAGCCAGGTATATTTTACACTTATCCAGTGccaactttttttctgagagttGCAGATCCTCAGAAGTCACAGAGGTGATAGGTAAGTGTACTCTGATTTTGCACTGCATTTTGTGTACCTAACTTTATTGGTGTTAGtagttcaaaaatatttttactacgTGTtaaattttctgtcttttggtAACTTTTGTGATAACGAGACCTTTCAGGGATACTTTATCTAAAAACAAACTCTTGTGCTAACTAAATACAGACGAAGTTAATGCAGTTTTTCTGTCGGAGGGCAAAACAATGCACTGTTGCGTATGCATGTGGCTGATGTGCCTTAGGATCACTACCTGTGATTGTAATACTAGGATATTTTATCATTTGAATAGCCATTGCTTAACTGATTTAAGGGCTCTTCAAGAGCACTTTCTTCTACAAAACTCTCACCCTTGTACTTTAGGAAAAAACTGTATCTGCTATTTGTAAGCTTATAGTTGCCTTCACTGATGGGTTAGTTTGAACATAGGTGATATAACTAATGTGATGTTTCAGTTATAGCAATCCCATAACTGAAATCCAGCTGctcacagaaaatgttttgccATTAATTGCGTGTGGATGCGCACAAACTGTACATATATACTTGACTGCTGGTGATGTTTAAGGGtataggagaaaaatgattgtGGAAAGCTGTTTAAACCCTTTCAGAAACACTAATGTGAATGAGTCGGGCAAGAAGTGTGTCAGTGGTTTAAACTGTTGCCCTTTGACAGCTTCTCCTTCTGTTAGAGCTAATCAAATCTGCTATGGCTAGGATGTTTAGGACTGTACTAATTTGCACTGTTGATAAGATAGATTATAATGCCATAGGCAAGCAGAGAGTGGGGGGGGGGGCTGGCTCAGTATGCTTGccaaaatatatattatgttGTCTCGAGGATTCTTAATGTCTGCTGCAAATAGCATATACTTCCCCAAAGCAATTGGAGtggagaaaaatcttttaaacaTGATGTGTAACACGGCTTTAGAGTGTTGGTAGCATTGAAAATGCTCTGTTTGGATGGCATTACTTTTGCCAGTCTTTTTGTATGCAGATTTTCTAAGTTATGACTAATTCAATTATATGCAGATAgggttgttggtttgtttgttgggtttttggttgtttttttgggaggggggtgtgtgttttggggtttttttgaaAATGATCAGCATTGAAGGGCTCAAACTCCAGGATGAGTTCTCTGCACTTCTGCGCTGTCCCTTGGACGTTGGGTCTGACTGAGCTGATCCACGTCGGTCATTTTTGTGCCACTGACCCTGGAGGGACTGTTTAGGATAAGAGCTGTGTGGTTCCAGGAGGCTGGGCCCTGGGCACAGTCGCTCATGGGTGGCTGAGTGCCCCCATGTCCACAACCTCAGCCTCCGCCTCTTTTGGACTTCTTTGCCCTCTCAAACTGGAATGAAGTAGTGCTCACATAGACAATTTGGAGATACTTGGCAAACGTTGAGTTCAGAGGAGGCAGAGTTGTCCTGCACCTGAGCAGTTCCTCTGTGTAATCCTGGACAGTCGAATATGGGGGCAATTTTATATGCCTGGCGAGTTGTGAAATGTACAGTGGATTTGTTTGCATAATAAGTCTTTCTGTAATCTACTGTGgtctgattttaaataaaacatcgTATCTCTCTTGGTGTCACGCTCCATTGTGGCTTCATTTAATCATGCAGACCCATGTTTTTTAATACTAATGATGTGTGTTTTAGCAAGATAACAGTAGTAGGTGAACGCGGAACTTAAATTAGCAGGAAAATAACTTCATAACAAATCCAGTGCTCGTGTTCTCATCAGTTGGTTACAGTGAGTCCACTTGGTGTGTCACTGATGATGGACAGGTATACTCAGATTCTGTGCATCTCAGTCAAAGCAAAgttggaatctttttttttctcctgccatTACCTAGAATGGAAGCATCTAAATTCTTGCTCTGGGAAAAGGGGGAagcctgcttttcttttgttaatggaggaaaaagaattcaGCCAAGTCAAGTTAGGAGAAATGAGTCAACCAGAGTTATTTAGGAATATGAGTCAGATGGCAGAAAGAACATGATGTAATATCTGTCACTTGAATAGCGGTGTAAAATAGAAGCCCTTCTGCAGAATAACTGATGTTAATAGGTGGAAGAAAAtccctttaaaaatgtttttcttgatgTGTTCCATTTGTGGTGGCTGCTGAGACTTGCTAACCTTCTGCTAACACCGAAATAGGAAACGACAGATAGAGCAAACCGTGCTGACTCAGTCGGGTGGGCGAGGGGAGGAGGTGCTGTTATGTAAAAGCCGCAGCTCCTTCACAGCTCTTCGAAGAATTCACAGCAGCCCCTGtgatgtggggctgggaggtgcACCCCGAGCTTCAGGAAGTGCCTGTGCTGAGGCCGGGCTTCAGATGGGATCGTTCCTTCCCCAGAGGAGAAGACACACAGCGTGCCGTGATCCTGGAGGGACCCAGCTGTGTCACAGGTAACTAAACAGAATGGCACAGATGTGCAAGCTGTGTGGTGTTGGGTACATGGGCAGTACTTCACATCTTGTGTCCTCCTCTTTGAAAGGTGGATTTGGATGCTGTGCAAGCCCACCCACACCCTTCTGTAGCACTTGTAATCCCTCGCTGCCTATTAATCAACCCTGACACAGGGCTTTTGCAGGCTTGCCCCTTTCTGTCTGTTTACATGTTTTCACAAAGCCGCCCTTCACCTGACTTCCTAGAGCAGTGCTTCCTGTTGGTGTCCTTAATTTCAGTGCCCCT of the Meleagris gallopavo isolate NT-WF06-2002-E0010 breed Aviagen turkey brand Nicholas breeding stock chromosome 17, Turkey_5.1, whole genome shotgun sequence genome contains:
- the VPS37B gene encoding vacuolar protein sorting-associated protein 37B, which encodes MFALSFHAPFFLQAQNVQHSKDMTLASNRSLAEGNLLYQPKLESLKATLTQKYQELQVLFEAYQIKKTKLDRQSSNASLETLLALLQTEGAKIEEDTENMAERFLDGEIPLDSFIDEYQSKRKLAHLRRVKIEKLQEMVLKGQRLPPAQPQPRAADTTPAPQDSYTSDANPPPSAAPRRIPPPPPSIPAGRFPTPFTAAASSGPAVSYPGAPYPPLPPRAGAQAASQVPQPGCPSQFVPQYPPALPQRPPRFPPHPGFILQ